TTCACTTTTTGAATTTTCTAAACCTGGTGTTTTTTTAGTATTATCTTTTGCATAATCTGATACTTTATCCATACCGCCAAAATCATCGGCATTATTGACTTCAGTTTCCAGGGGCCCTTTCCATGAAGGTACATAAAGAATTGCAAAATAAACCCACAGGTAAATAAAAGATGTGAATAATGTGAAAATTACATCAAGACACCACCCGCAAATCAAAAATCCAAATATGAATATTGCAATAATTATTAAAAATATCAGTAAATGCGCAAATTTTTCCTGCGGATACCAAAGAGCAGTTAAAACAAGCGGAATATAAACAAGATGGGGTGTAAGCCTTGCAAGTATAAAGCCCACCTCACCACTTTCAGACGTATACGAATACGCCGCGAGTATCGCGACAACAATAAAGTACGCAATCAAAACAAATACTTTAATTTTGTCTGTATTTTTTCCGCTCATATTTTGTGCAAATTCCGGATATAATCCCTTTTATCTGTCAAATATTTTTTTGCATCCTGAATTGGTTTGGCTTAGTTCATTCATCATCTTTTTGCAGAACAGATAATAATATCTCTTTTGCACCAGATTTAAGGGTAATGTTTTTCATTGAGAAATTTAAATCTAATGAAACATATAGAAAACAAATATATGGAATATGGGGATTTTGATGAGAAACAAAATTAGTTCTGCAAATCTTAGGTTTTGGACAAAAAACCAGTCTGAATCACCGGATATGATTACAGATATGATTATTAATGCAATTTCAGATCCACTCTTTATTCTTTCAACAGAAGGGGAAATTCTTTTATGCAACACTGCATGCGAAGATTTCCTTAAAATGAGTGTCTCAGATATCAAAGGGCATCACTGCTATGAATTAGTTCATAAATTAAATGATTTTATAGAAGGGTGTCCTTTCGTCCGGTCTATGAGATCCAAAGAAAGAGAGACATATAAGGCCAATATTGATGGCAAATGGTCTTTGGTGACTATTGATCCTTTAATCAATGGAGAGGAAGATGTTGTCGGAGCAATTCATTTTATAAAAGATATTGATAATATTGTTCGTCTTGACGCCGCAAAAACAAATCTGGTTGGATTAATAGAAAACACTCTCGATGCAATGGCAAGTGTCCTTTTGGATGATACTATCAAATACTGGAATTTGGGTGCAGAGGAAATTTTTGGTTACACAGAAGAGGAGATTATAGGAAAAAATGCACGAATTCTTATCACAAAAGAAGGAATACCGCATTATGAAGAAATTAAAGAGAAAATAAGAGCCGGAGAAAAGGTACCAAGATTTGAATCAAAAATGGTTGCAAAGTCAGGTGAGAAAATTGATGTCTCAATCAGTTTTC
The genomic region above belongs to Methanomicrobium antiquum and contains:
- a CDS encoding PAS domain-containing protein, whose amino-acid sequence is MRNKISSANLRFWTKNQSESPDMITDMIINAISDPLFILSTEGEILLCNTACEDFLKMSVSDIKGHHCYELVHKLNDFIEGCPFVRSMRSKERETYKANIDGKWSLVTIDPLINGEEDVVGAIHFIKDIDNIVRLDAAKTNLVGLIENTLDAMASVLLDDTIKYWNLGAEEIFGYTEEEIIGKNARILITKEGIPHYEEIKEKIRAGEKVPRFESKMVAKSGEKIDVSISFQPMYDERGVVIGNSFIANNLTPQRKAEQELLHYVTEGTMRLEKPVEIIKRNLSDIKELLISGKLDSHDLELLLDVQISNAGQIYDNLKELKKEIAAKQKDLPDEHTRFLNE